In Candidatus Omnitrophota bacterium, the sequence TACTATGCGCGGAATATGGGGGAAAATGGGGGAGTTTGGGGGGGTTGTTTTGGGAATGAAAAAAGCCGTAATCTCGTGTAACTCACGAAATTACGGCTGGTTACAAATTTGGTAGCCCCAACGGGATTCGAACCCGTGTCTGATGGCTGAGAACCACCTGTCCTGGGCCAGGCTAGACGATAGGGCCAAAAAAAGTGCGAGGAGGGGGACTTGAACCCCCATAGACTTGCGTCCACAAGGCCCTCAACCTTGCGTGTCTGCCAATTCCACCATCCTCGCGGAAAAAATTTAAAATACCATCAAAGATAAAAACGCTAAAATGACCAGTAAAACTAAAAGGGCGACAAAAAACCTTGCCTTGCGCCAGGTGATTATGCTTGAAGGCCCGGCCTTAACGTCCAACCTCTCTCCGCAATACAGACAGCGCAGGGCATCCTGGTCATAAAGAGGCTGTTTGCAATGCGGACAGTAAAAAACATCACTGCCTGAAACGCCGTTTTCTAATCTCATTTATTTTTTCTACTGCCTGCTTGACGCTTTTAGCCTTGATTATACCGGCTATATCCCAGGTCTGAATGCCGATTATCGGCTTCTTCATCTGCAGGGAAAAAGCAATTTCCGAAAGCGTCCCTTCTTTTCCGTCAATAGCTACAACCAGGTCTGCATTTTTTACCACCAGAGAATTACGCGCATACCCTAATCCGGTAACAATAGGCAAATCAATATAAGGATTAGCATCGGTCTTATTATTGCCGGGTAAAATACCTATGGTTTTTCCCTTTGCTTTTTTTGATCCCCGGGCCGCTGCCTCCATTACTCCACCAAGGCCGCCGCAAACCAAGACCGCGCCCATCCGGCCGATCTCATAGCCAACCTGCTCAGCGATCTTATTGATTTCCCGGGAACAATTATGCCCGCCAATCACCGCTATATACACGTTTAATCCTTTGGCGCGCCTTAATCCGTTACGGCGCTGATCTCTTCGTCTTCTAAAATTCCGTTCCTATCCAGGTCATACTTATTATAAAACTCTTTCAATTCCCATGTTTTCACAACTCCGTCTTCATTTATATCTATTATTTCAACCAGGTCTTTATTATCTTCCTCGACATGAACAACCGAATAATTTCCTTTGTTTCTTAACCACAGGAGACGGTCTTTTAAGTCAACCCTGCCGTCGTGATTATAATCATGCGCCCGTATATAGTTATACTTTTTATGCCGCAGTTGATTCCGATGGCGCCTGACGGCCGGTTTAGGTTTAGGCCCGTGCCGCCGCCAGCTTTGAGCTTCCTGCGGCAAAAACATAGACAAAACGCAGAATAAAATGACAAGCAAAAAGTATTTCCTAAATACGCCCATCTTCGCACCCCTTTAACAGAATGCTTCTGTTTGTTTCATTATTTTAATTTTAGAACTATCCAACTTACAGATATAACTTTTCTTGTATTCTAAACACTGCGGGTAATCATCTATTTCTTCAAAACCAGATTTTTTCAAAAATCCGGGCCGGTGTGTAACACCGTAAATAGGTTTTTGAGGGTCTTGTATCCCTGCCTGCTCAATAAGAAACCTGAGCATTCTCGTACCAATACCCTTTTTCCGGTGATAATAATCCACCCCTAAAGAAGCAAGCTCAAAAAACTCACCATGGTCAATTATCCTGCCAAAGGCGACTGTCTGACTAATGTTTTTGGCAACAAAAAACTGTTGAGCGTTTATATCAGTAGCGTCCAGCATATATTTTTGCATTTTTTCCCTGATATAAGGCATGTCCTCCTGCTTTGCCCTGCATATTTCTATTTGCTGCGTCCTGGTCATCGCCTATTTCCCTCAAAAAACCTCTCTTTTAGAAATATATTGAAATTTATTGTCTTAACTTGACAATTTATTTCTATTTAATTTCAATTAATTTCAATGAGATTCTTCTTTTGAGACTCGTCTAATTTCTTTTAGTGTTTTCTTTGCAAAGCAAGCAGTAATATCTTCTGAATAAGTTTATCGTAAGAAATGCCTGCCTTTTGCGCCGACTGCCCCAGCTCGTCATCCCGGGCCAAACAGGGATTGGCGTTGGCTTCTAAAATATAAATACCGGCATTTGAGGTAACCCTTACATCAAACCGGGCATAAGACTGCATGTTCAAAGCGCGAAACGCCCTTTTGCAGATATCCTCAATCCTTTCGTTAATTCCTTCGGCCAACCTTCCGGCAAAAACGTTTTCTATGCCCCATTTCTTGCGATAGGCCTTATCCCACTTTGCCCGGTAAGTCGCCAGCCTGCTTTCTTGTTCGGGAATTCTGCCAAAATTCATCTCTCTTAAAGGCAAAACCTTGATCTTTTTCCTTCCAATAATGCTTACATAAAACTCTCGGCCCTCGATGTATTCTTCGGCAATAGCATCCATGTTCATTCTCTGGTGAATGAATTTTACCCTTTCAACCAAAGCCGCTTCATCATCGACAACCGAAGCCCGGGATATTCCCCGCGAAGCCTCTTCGCATAAAGGCTTTACGATCAAAGGAAGCCTGAGCCGCCTCAACAGCTTTATTTTGTAGTCTCTATAAAAAGTATGGAAGTTGGGGATCTTTATTCTGTGAAAACTTAATATCTTCTTGCTTAAGGCCTTATTGTTGCAGACAAGCATGGTTGTCGGGCTTGCCCCGGTGTAAGGAACCCCCAGCATTTCCAGCAGCCAGGCCATATTTTTTTCAAGATAGGTTTTCTGCCTGAAAACCTCGGCAAGATTAAAAACAACATCGGGTTTATTCCTTTTCAATTCTTCAAAAAGTACGCCGATGTTATTATAAAGCCCTAACAGGCCTAGTTGATAGCCGTTCCCTTCAAGAGCTTTATAAACGTCGCTTTCAGTCACCCAATCAGGATCTTTAAATTCCTGCTTAAAATCCTTATCCCGGCCCACAGCATAAGGGGCATCAAACACCAGGAGTACTTTTAACTTTTTTTTCACTTGTTTCTCTTATTCCAGACTTACTTTTTCTCCTGTTTCCTCTTCGATTATAGAACCGCTATCATCAAGGATAAAGGTTCTTTCCCCGGTCTCGCCTTTAACAGCAGGAACAGCCTTCAGCTTAAAATGATCCCCAAGCACATATTGATAGTCATAATAATAACCCAACATCGGATCGGAAGAACTGGCGGCGTTTATTACTTTATCTGAAATATAACCCTTTAGTTCTTCAAATTTTCTGGGAAAGTTATTCATTTTTTGGTCTGCTCGAAAAGACTCGCAGGCCGCGGCAATACTCAGCAGCATTTTAAGAGCAACGGTTTCGTTATTGCTTATTATCAGTTGTTTCAATTCCTCGCGGTCGGTTTTCAGTTCAGTTTCTATTTTTATTACGCCCTGCAATTGGCCTTTTATCTTGTTTAATTCCTCCTTCAACTGTTCAATGGACAATACCTCAGATTCTTCACTTTCACCCTGGCTAAAGGCAAAGGCAGATATTAACAAAAACATTGATAAAAATAACGCTAATACTTTCATTTTCTTAATCCAAAAATTATTCTTTCTCTTTTTCCATTTCTGATAAAAATATATCTTTAAACAAACCCTCTTTGTATGCCTCTAAAAATACGTCTATTACTCTAGGGTCGTACAACGTGCCCCTGCCTTTTTTAAGCTCAGACAAAGCAAAATGGTGAAGCAGGGCTTTTCGATAGGGCCGGTCAGTGATCATGGCATCAAAAGAATCAACTACCCTTATTATTCGGGCCAGGATATTTATCTCTTCTCCTTTTTTCCCGTAAGGATAGCCGGTGCCGTCATAATTCTCATGGTGGTAAAGAACGGCATCGAGAATTGTTCTTCCAAACCACTTTCCCAGAGGGGCAATCATTTTTACAGATTCCAAAGGATGTTCTTTTATCTGATCATATTCTTCAGCATTTAATGCGCCTTTTTTATTAAGAATGCTGTCGGAAACATTTATCTTACCCAGATCGTGAAGTTCAGCAGCATAATATAAAGATATTTCGCCGTAAGGAACCTTCTCAAGCCCATCCTGGAATTTCCTGCCAACGATTATGGAAAACTCCGCAACCCTCTTTGAATGACCTCTTGTATAAGGGTCTTTTATCTCCAGATCCTTGTTTATTCTACGGATAGATTTGACAAAGAGCTCTACTTCTTTCTTAAGCAGGCTAAAATTACAAAGCACTTCCGCCGAGCAGGCAGCTAAGGAAGAAAATAATTCCGTTTCTTTGAGAGAAAATTCCTCTCCTGATGCCTTTTTACCCAGCATAAGCACTGTTACCATCTTATCTTTTACAAAACCCGGCAGGCAAAATTCGGCTTCTAATTCAACCAGTTTGTTTCGCAGTAAAGATAAAAAATCCTGCCTTTCTTTTATCAGGGCAAATTCCAAATTTTCATTTATTTCTTTTATCAAAAAGGGTTTTCGTACCTCTGATAAATGCTCTATAATCGGGTTGTTTAAATCAAGTTTTACGTCCCGGCTGAAAGGCACTTGGTTTAATCCGGGAACCTGCTTCTTGACAATGTATTCTGCCCCGTTATCGCTTAAGGCAAATATAGCCAGATAACCCATCTCGCAAGAAACGGCTATCTCTTCTTCTATTAAGGTAAAAAGCTGTTCGGGAGTCTTTATCTTTGACATTTTACTAATATTCTTGTTTAACGGCTGATCCACAACAATCCCTTCAATTCCCGGCCAGAACTACGTTACTAAGATGACTTATCCAAAAGGCGGTTAAATCCATCCACCAACTCCTGCAATGCGTCGCCTTTGCGCAGCTGGATACGGCCGGTTTTAGTTCCCTTGACCCTTTGATCGACTTCCCTGCACAGCCTGTCAAAAGGCCCCACTATCCTTTTTGTGGCCATTAAAGCCCAGAACCACAATAAGAGCATAACAAACGGCAGGGCAATGAATACTATAAAATTGACTTGTTTTATGGCAGGAAGCAAAACAGAGAATACTGCCTCGGGAATGCCTATCTCCCAGGCAGCTATATTGAAAATAAGGGAATGAAGGGTAATTCCGACCAGGATAACCGGCAGGAGCATAGAAACAAACACAATGATCAAGATCTCTTTATGCAGTTTGTTAGCGATAAAAAAATTTTTTCTTTTATTCTCATTTGTTTTCATTTTTTACCCCCATTTTTCCTATAACCTATTTTTATCTCATCATAACAGGCCTCGGCCGTGCTTACCGTATTATCCGAATCGGTCATTATTGCTATCGCGCCTACACGATTTTCCGGCGGCTTTCCAAATGCAGTAAGGTAATCCTGATAAACATTGCGTTCTTCATAAACCCATTTCCCTAATTTTTCTTTTCCTGACTCAATAACAATCAGTTTTATTTTTTCAAAATAAGGACTGGCCACAACAGTGCCCACAGGCAGGGTTTCATCCCAGACATACTCCAGACATTCTGTCCTGGTAAAGGGAAATTTAGGGAATATTATATAGAACCTGGCTGCGTAGTCGTCTCTTTCAACCCATTCGCTTTTAGAATAGTTCTCTTTTTGTTTATCCGGAAATTTCAACACCTTCCACCTCCAGCTTACCATCGGAGCTGAATAGAGGTTGAATTTAATATCATAAAATAATCCTGAAGCAGCCCTATCGCTCCTGGCCAGAAGATAACCTCCTTCTTTTGCCCTGACAATCTTGACTTCGTAGAGGACTTTTCCTTTAAATACCTTTTCTTTCCACTCCCGGAGGGCCCTGTGAGTGCTGAACGGAAACCATTTAGGCAGGTCCAGGGCAAGGCCCTGAACGGCAAACAAGATGATTGCAATTGTTACTATCACTAATGCTGCTAGATATAGTTTTTTCATCTTAATCCTAAGCCCCCTATAGGCGATAAAATGGTGGTTTGACACGTTCCTGACTTATATCCACCACCATCCCGCCTGGATCAGGCATCAGCATTGAAACCACTTGCTCCATAACGAATTATGGCACTAAAGACGAGCAGGTAACAATTTTTTAAATTATAGCATAATCTCTTAATCCTGTCTATATTTTAAATGCCGGCTTTATCTTTTATCTTCGTCGAGACCAAGAAGGGCCTTCTCGATATTCTCTAAATCTTGCTGTATTTCTTCATGGCCGGGTGCTAAGGCAATACCCCTCTTGATATAATCATACGCCTCGTTGAGCCTTCCCATTTTATAAAGAAGTTCTGCTTTTGTGCTTAAAATAATGCCGTTATCCGGCCTCAGATTGATCGCTTTGTCGATCAATGCCAGTCCTTCTTCCATGTTTTCGCCTGTTTTGTAAAACTGATACGCTCTGTCGTTATAGGCGGCAGCTAACATATCGACTGGCTCAGGGGCATTACCAGTCTTACTTACAGTATATTCCAGCTTATTTATTGCCTGATCATATTGCTCCATGCGCATAAACAGCTCACCCATGGCATATGCCAACTTCACATTCTCCGGCTCGATTTCGTACGCCTTATTAAACCATTCCAGTGAATCATTGAAATATTTTTTATTT encodes:
- a CDS encoding TIGR00725 family protein, which codes for MYIAVIGGHNCSREINKIAEQVGYEIGRMGAVLVCGGLGGVMEAAARGSKKAKGKTIGILPGNNKTDANPYIDLPIVTGLGYARNSLVVKNADLVVAIDGKEGTLSEIAFSLQMKKPIIGIQTWDIAGIIKAKSVKQAVEKINEIRKRRFRQ
- a CDS encoding GNAT family N-acetyltransferase, giving the protein MTRTQQIEICRAKQEDMPYIREKMQKYMLDATDINAQQFFVAKNISQTVAFGRIIDHGEFFELASLGVDYYHRKKGIGTRMLRFLIEQAGIQDPQKPIYGVTHRPGFLKKSGFEEIDDYPQCLEYKKSYICKLDSSKIKIMKQTEAFC
- a CDS encoding ATP-grasp domain-containing protein — its product is MKKKLKVLLVFDAPYAVGRDKDFKQEFKDPDWVTESDVYKALEGNGYQLGLLGLYNNIGVLFEELKRNKPDVVFNLAEVFRQKTYLEKNMAWLLEMLGVPYTGASPTTMLVCNNKALSKKILSFHRIKIPNFHTFYRDYKIKLLRRLRLPLIVKPLCEEASRGISRASVVDDEAALVERVKFIHQRMNMDAIAEEYIEGREFYVSIIGRKKIKVLPLREMNFGRIPEQESRLATYRAKWDKAYRKKWGIENVFAGRLAEGINERIEDICKRAFRALNMQSYARFDVRVTSNAGIYILEANANPCLARDDELGQSAQKAGISYDKLIQKILLLALQRKH
- a CDS encoding HD-GYP domain-containing protein — its product is MSKIKTPEQLFTLIEEEIAVSCEMGYLAIFALSDNGAEYIVKKQVPGLNQVPFSRDVKLDLNNPIIEHLSEVRKPFLIKEINENLEFALIKERQDFLSLLRNKLVELEAEFCLPGFVKDKMVTVLMLGKKASGEEFSLKETELFSSLAACSAEVLCNFSLLKKEVELFVKSIRRINKDLEIKDPYTRGHSKRVAEFSIIVGRKFQDGLEKVPYGEISLYYAAELHDLGKINVSDSILNKKGALNAEEYDQIKEHPLESVKMIAPLGKWFGRTILDAVLYHHENYDGTGYPYGKKGEEINILARIIRVVDSFDAMITDRPYRKALLHHFALSELKKGRGTLYDPRVIDVFLEAYKEGLFKDIFLSEMEKEKE
- a CDS encoding DUF3047 domain-containing protein, with the protein product MKKLYLAALVIVTIAIILFAVQGLALDLPKWFPFSTHRALREWKEKVFKGKVLYEVKIVRAKEGGYLLARSDRAASGLFYDIKFNLYSAPMVSWRWKVLKFPDKQKENYSKSEWVERDDYAARFYIIFPKFPFTRTECLEYVWDETLPVGTVVASPYFEKIKLIVIESGKEKLGKWVYEERNVYQDYLTAFGKPPENRVGAIAIMTDSDNTVSTAEACYDEIKIGYRKNGGKK